CTAATATTCATCTCTTTATCAGATTTAATAAAAGCCTTAAGATTAGATTTATCATAATTAAGAAGACGCACGATAATCTGCTGTTCTGGGTTTTTAATTTCTTCAACCAAACGAATTGGCAAGCTAGTACCATCCACATCCAGAATAAGTTGATTGGCTTCTGTTCTAGTAGCAAGTATCGCCGACAGTGTATCTGCAGGTTTTTCAACAGTTGTTATGGTATCCCGTTTTGTATCTGTGATAATTTTATCTGTTTCTTTTTTACAAGCTACTAAACTTAATATTCCAAATCCGACTAAAAGTAAATTCCATTTTTTATTGAGCATAGATTTCATAATATAATATTTTTGAAAGGAAGCTGGATTGCTTTGTTTCGGTTTTATAATAAATAAGATCTGGACTTTTATACTTCGGATTTTCTTTCGAGAGAATATGGTCGTTGAAATTCAAACTTTTCAAATAAGTCCAGTCCACTTTGTTATTTTTCAAATTGTAATACGTTGCCAAAGCGCCCCAATTGACAATACTGCATGCCAAAACCAGACCATAAACCGCCCAAAGCATTTTGTTAACTAAGAAAAGGTTGGTTTTTCTATTCTTGATTTTATAAAAAGCAAACGACAATCCCAACAAAGCCAAACCTAAAAATGCCAACACACCCAGCCTTTTGTAGGTCAAACCCAACTCGGATATATATTCCAAATTTTTGGTCGCCGCAGACAATACTAATAGCATATTAAGAACAATCCAAATGTAGGCAAGACGCCGAAGCCATGTGACCTTTTCATCAAAATTAAAATTAGATTTAAAATAAAACATAATCACTAAAATCGCCATCACAATACTCAAAATCACCGAATTAACACGCTCATGTGTTGCGCCAGAAAGCTCTTCGGGTGAAGATTCTCCCCGAAAAAATTGTTCATAATTAAAACTTATTAAAAAGAAAACTAGCATTAAATTAAGCACAAGCAAAGAAACAAAGCCACTTTGACGCTCGAGATTGATGTCCAAAAAGTTAAAACTTGCTTTTGCAACTTTGTCCTCGTTTACAAAATCGTCGCGAAAATGATGATTTGAACTAAAAATAAAAGATTCAATTTTAACATTCCAAAAATTAAAAGCGATAAAAAAACCTAAAAAAGAAAGCCCTACCAATTCATAGATATTGAAATCCCAAGAAATGCCACCCAAAAAACCAGCGAAAATATCGCTTCCATAAGTATATATTGCGAAAAAAGTCAAGAATAAAATAGCCGGAATCACAACAACCGCAAAAATCTTTTGTACCGATTTTTGGGCATTCGCCTTAGGAAGCCAATCATTGAATAAAAAAAACCGATACGGGAAACTTATGCCTTGCCATGCGGCCACAGGAAGCACTAGAATTGGTTTTAATTCTGTAGATAATGCAAACAATCGCAGTAATAACACCGAAATCACAATGGCTAAAAACGAAGAAAAATCACCATACCAAGCAAGGGCTAAACCCGAAACTATAGAAAAGAAAGTCATGAATTTAAAAGTCTTTGTCCGATGTAACTTCGGTGCCACAAAATAAGTTGAACACGTGTATAACAAAGCTAAAACAGCAAGATTGATCCCTGGCGTTTCACCATAAAATAAAAGAAGAAACGTTAAAGAAAAAATGAAAATTAATTGTGAAGTTTTCATAATAAAATAGTTATTGTAAAATAATTAGTATTGTCAGAACAAAAAACATGAACATTGGAAAGTTGAACATCAACAACAAGATTTGCTTTTGAAAGTAAAATTTTGCTTCCAAAAAAATCAATGAGTAAATAAAAAACACCATCATAAAAATGAAGTTGATTACGCCATTAAAAGCATGAAGCATTAACGAAACGAAAAAAGCGTCATCGTCACTTGTTAAAAAACAGTAGGCAAATGATAACAAACCACCAATCCAACTTAATATGAAATAAATCTTAAACATAAATCAAAGTACTTTGTATTTCAAAGTTTAAAAATAAAAAAATATAACTATTTCCCCAACATCAACTCCAATCCATCGATATGCTTTTGAAAAGCTTCTCTACCAACTTGAGTTACACGATAGGATGTTTTTGGACGTTTACCAACAAATTCTTTTTTGACTTCGATGTAAGCATTTTTCTCCAAAGCCGAACTATGACTCGCCAGATTCCCATCTGTAACCTTAAGAAGTGTTTTCATTTCATTAAAATCCACCCAATCATTAACCATCAACACCGACATAATGCCGAGCCTAACCCTACTTTCGAATTCCTTATTAAGCAAATTAATATTGAGCATATCTCTTTTACTAAACCAAAATAATTACTTATTGCTGTCGTATTTTTTATACATAATCAATCCATACACGATATGCAAAACTCCAAATCCTATCGCCCAAAATAACAAACCATAACCAAGAAAAAACAACGAAATCAATCCTAAAAAAACTTCAGAAATTCCTAAATATTTAACATCTGTCAAAGTATATTTCTCCGCATTAATCAAAGCCAAACCGTAGAAAACAAGTGTTGCTGGCGCAATCATGACATAGTAATGTTGATAGACCAGACCCATACAAAAAATACCTCCTGCAACCAAAGGAATCCCAAAATTGATTAACAAACGTTTGGTGGTAGCATCCCAAATTTTAAGATCATTTTGTTTACTTTTTCGAGCTGTAAAAAAGTAGCCTGAAAAAACAGCAACAAAAAGTATGATTAAACCAATACCTATTAACTTTTTAATGAAATCAATACTGTAAACTTTATCCGTATTATCAAAATAAAGAACACCTTCACTTTCAAAAACCCGATATACCACAAAAGCACCCACTAATGCAGTTATCCCTGCAAAAATCCCAGACAAACCACTCAGCGAAATAAATCTAGAACTTCGTTCCATCATTTGACGAATATGCTGCAGATCATTTTTAATATGTTTCGATTCCATAAAAGTACTTTGAAATACAAAGTTATAAATAAAAACGAAAGTCCAAAATAAATTTTGGACTTCTTTATTAAAGTTTTACAATCAACTACAAATCAGCAACTTTCTTTCCGATTTTATAAACTGTTCCACGAAAACTCGCC
This genomic stretch from Chryseobacterium sp. POL2 harbors:
- a CDS encoding DUF4153 domain-containing protein codes for the protein MKTSQLIFIFSLTFLLLFYGETPGINLAVLALLYTCSTYFVAPKLHRTKTFKFMTFFSIVSGLALAWYGDFSSFLAIVISVLLLRLFALSTELKPILVLPVAAWQGISFPYRFFLFNDWLPKANAQKSVQKIFAVVVIPAILFLTFFAIYTYGSDIFAGFLGGISWDFNIYELVGLSFLGFFIAFNFWNVKIESFIFSSNHHFRDDFVNEDKVAKASFNFLDINLERQSGFVSLLVLNLMLVFFLISFNYEQFFRGESSPEELSGATHERVNSVILSIVMAILVIMFYFKSNFNFDEKVTWLRRLAYIWIVLNMLLVLSAATKNLEYISELGLTYKRLGVLAFLGLALLGLSFAFYKIKNRKTNLFLVNKMLWAVYGLVLACSIVNWGALATYYNLKNNKVDWTYLKSLNFNDHILSKENPKYKSPDLIYYKTETKQSSFLSKILYYEIYAQ
- a CDS encoding winged helix-turn-helix domain-containing protein; translation: MLNINLLNKEFESRVRLGIMSVLMVNDWVDFNEMKTLLKVTDGNLASHSSALEKNAYIEVKKEFVGKRPKTSYRVTQVGREAFQKHIDGLELMLGK